A section of the Anabaena cylindrica PCC 7122 genome encodes:
- the cas5d gene encoding type I-D CRISPR-associated protein Cas5/Csc1 codes for MTIIYCCQLELHDSLYFATREIGRLYETEPIIHNYALCYALGLVDSPFYSTTVAEEDSYRYFCPEQVPKYEQHLTPLNEQGIYITPARSLNHTAILNTWKYANNNYHVEMEKTQKNIPSFGRAKEIAPESKFEFFLIAQKEIKLPKWIRLGKWMSKAEVRVEKLPQPKTKTDVFTCTHPLNPLDVMFTNQVISYDVVNMPPVSLIQNVQMRGEYYYFDDVKNVKLPKQMQYRFRS; via the coding sequence ATGACAATTATCTACTGTTGTCAATTAGAACTACACGACAGCCTCTATTTTGCCACCCGTGAAATTGGCAGATTATACGAAACAGAGCCAATAATTCATAATTACGCTCTATGTTACGCACTCGGTTTAGTTGATAGTCCTTTCTATTCAACAACTGTTGCTGAGGAAGATTCTTATCGCTATTTCTGCCCCGAACAAGTGCCAAAATATGAGCAGCATTTAACTCCTTTAAATGAACAAGGAATCTATATAACTCCTGCTCGTTCCTTGAATCATACGGCGATTCTGAATACATGGAAATATGCAAATAATAATTACCATGTAGAAATGGAGAAAACCCAAAAGAATATTCCCAGTTTTGGACGTGCAAAGGAAATTGCACCAGAAAGTAAATTTGAGTTTTTTCTAATTGCTCAAAAAGAAATCAAACTACCTAAATGGATTCGCTTGGGTAAATGGATGAGTAAAGCAGAAGTCAGAGTTGAGAAATTACCACAACCAAAAACTAAAACTGATGTATTTACCTGTACTCATCCTTTAAACCCTTTAGATGTCATGTTTACTAATCAAGTCATTAGTTATGATGTAGTAAATATGCCTCCAGTAAGCCTAATTCAAAATGTGCAAATGCGAGGAGAATATTACTATTTTGATGATGTCAAAAATGTAAAACTTCCCAAACAAATGCAATACCGTTTTCGGAGCTAA
- the cas7d gene encoding type I-D CRISPR-associated protein Cas7/Csc2 produces the protein MALLKTVDAKLFQSEIPYKPMGKYAHFLTIRVTESYPLFQTDSELNKARVRAGVKDKNTISRLSMFKRKQSTPERLVGRELLRKYEYMTAEECEYNVSFAMDNPDCIIYGFAIGDSGSEKSKVVVDTAFSITSFDESHETFTLNAPFENGTMASKGEGGSKAGEVTSRINQQDHIRPQVFFPSIVTLKDPTEANFLYVFNNILRTRHYGAQTTRTGRVRNELIGVVFADGEITSNLRWTQAIYDQMKANNTLKSPDPLDEDDVMAAAKTAIENLMADEFIVHNDFIGDAFVPLISEVKNLTNNEAGIKSILQKADTEAKEYANKHISKKKTAAKTK, from the coding sequence ATGGCACTTTTAAAAACTGTTGACGCTAAATTATTTCAATCAGAAATTCCCTACAAACCAATGGGTAAATATGCCCACTTTCTCACCATCCGCGTGACCGAATCTTATCCTTTATTTCAAACAGATAGCGAACTCAATAAAGCACGGGTGAGGGCTGGAGTTAAAGATAAAAACACCATTAGCCGTCTTTCCATGTTCAAGCGTAAACAATCAACACCAGAAAGATTAGTTGGTAGAGAATTATTACGCAAATATGAATACATGACAGCAGAAGAATGTGAATATAACGTATCTTTTGCAATGGATAATCCTGATTGTATTATTTACGGTTTCGCTATTGGTGATTCTGGTTCTGAGAAATCCAAAGTTGTGGTAGATACTGCATTTTCTATTACCTCATTTGATGAATCTCATGAAACATTTACTCTCAATGCTCCTTTTGAAAATGGCACAATGGCTTCTAAGGGAGAAGGTGGTTCTAAAGCTGGTGAAGTAACTAGCAGAATTAACCAACAAGACCATATTAGACCACAGGTTTTCTTTCCTAGTATTGTGACGCTAAAAGACCCAACAGAAGCTAATTTTCTTTACGTTTTTAATAATATCCTGAGAACTCGTCATTATGGCGCACAAACAACCCGCACAGGTCGCGTGAGAAACGAGTTAATTGGCGTTGTTTTTGCTGATGGAGAAATTACCAGTAACCTCCGTTGGACTCAAGCAATATATGACCAAATGAAGGCTAATAATACTCTCAAATCGCCTGATCCTTTAGATGAGGATGATGTAATGGCTGCTGCAAAAACCGCAATTGAGAATTTAATGGCTGATGAGTTTATTGTGCATAATGACTTTATCGGAGATGCTTTTGTACCTCTGATTAGTGAGGTTAAAAATCTCACAAATAATGAAGCAGGAATTAAATCAATTTTGCAAAAAGCTGACACTGAAGCGAAAGAATATGCCAATAAACATATTAGCAAAAAGAAAACTGCTGCTAAGACTAAGTAA
- the cas10d gene encoding type I-D CRISPR-associated protein Cas10d/Csc3 has product MAKKSKDTNKHQQLSLLEIEKNSNSATSDDDWLSGDFGFDGDNDRTIETKGQLLTLKLLREAIQAENPHDQVMADFSEYVLPNLLKIAIGVTAKGGKFFDEIDEKREAEGKTKVRRDNAADQSLNTHLLNGLFPANLIEQRLEKLDTTVKRLVKDKERRLVIAGFILHDFEKFPDAPEDCRKLPLDEHRKIIDEKIKQLGLDKLINPHNPEDYQSYIDDLLCMAYNAQRRWDTNWNFSEFGLNPVLKDRTIRSLSDLTCLADSLASIIKHPQDAENTRLNEILHSLSDGKLKFTYHHIAENRGVLTNVVNNAVIEAHTNLNAAENTYYQPLLYLPTGVIYLALRDAPRISPEILPDLVVNKIKSLCAGQLKLRQTGFGRDGKGMKYAEYYNLFFESPGLMQVALDATLRILNTGKTSVGKSRSENLVKFQKQNVLSADYDFKFDDDIRIDQIAEFGDLITRKIWEETVDRIETARKKDKKLPEVPNFDLTHKVAEFWNLTEYLPQVREIQRINESLKEQKLKGNTGGVPYEWYYLAAKYLEKHPGIEDVRENCQQVIYYLTDLISPILAQYQLPDGWDDLRLWVSRVVMLPNTNKQTSLTTEVDNFINELSNYNAAKKPGRGKQLICSISHSAYTVTEQMESAVLFTPQVYTNKQMLGGSNAKRNISSIAGVEMMLRQILMNQTQAVGKRFEDGKYRYLYFYPTYYFTPETNKFLQKAYMNIAQTRFDTSIRNHFISKDLQVDLGKENYQSVDSFLIDENLDGEKDRTFKLSYPEDQPLTFYFMALPPGRDSSDTESWVMPSWLAFAFPMILDVKTVVSESPIPPFNDGAEFEETVFLDSAPHAFRTLVKRDRFRLDYILEGWEEYGIQYPAPLNVLTAAYAIHLDVNARQGKTGYDANWGKFTELAKDFETSPLHVFAYLNKWVRNQGIETARIEKIKLYTYHFYPCFDPYTKFDSTKEKLIVGEVSTLNHPKKLTELYRRFYRANKRFNPKANAVLKPIDIAAETILKADSSVFDGETLISAVAAEVFKLMDRVHSSTAEGRWIMSKREEERQAVLEFANYFVVEVFEGCFKSDRARLAGRQLNLIRDTCEFLYRLEDDKENAEKSKSEIDENE; this is encoded by the coding sequence ATGGCTAAAAAAAGTAAAGATACAAATAAACATCAGCAATTATCACTCTTAGAAATAGAGAAGAATTCAAATTCTGCAACCTCAGATGATGATTGGTTATCCGGTGATTTTGGTTTTGATGGAGATAATGACAGGACTATTGAAACTAAAGGACAATTACTCACACTCAAATTATTAAGAGAAGCAATACAAGCTGAAAATCCTCATGATCAAGTCATGGCAGATTTTAGCGAATATGTGTTACCAAATTTGCTTAAAATTGCTATTGGTGTAACTGCTAAAGGTGGTAAATTCTTTGATGAAATAGACGAAAAACGAGAAGCAGAAGGTAAAACAAAAGTTAGACGTGATAATGCTGCTGATCAATCTTTAAATACACATTTACTTAATGGCTTATTTCCAGCAAATTTAATTGAGCAAAGATTAGAAAAACTGGATACTACGGTTAAACGATTAGTAAAAGATAAAGAACGACGTTTAGTAATTGCTGGCTTTATTTTACATGACTTTGAAAAATTTCCAGATGCACCTGAAGACTGTCGCAAGTTACCTTTAGATGAACATCGCAAAATTATTGATGAAAAAATCAAACAATTAGGACTTGATAAATTGATCAATCCTCATAATCCCGAAGATTATCAATCATATATTGATGATTTATTGTGTATGGCTTATAATGCCCAAAGACGCTGGGATACTAACTGGAATTTTTCAGAATTTGGTTTAAATCCTGTTCTTAAAGACCGCACTATTCGCAGTTTATCAGATTTAACTTGTTTAGCTGATTCTCTCGCTTCAATTATTAAACATCCTCAAGATGCAGAAAATACGAGACTTAATGAAATTCTCCACAGTCTCAGTGATGGTAAATTAAAATTTACTTATCATCATATCGCTGAAAATAGAGGTGTTTTAACCAATGTTGTTAATAATGCTGTAATTGAAGCTCATACTAATTTAAATGCTGCTGAAAACACATATTATCAACCTTTGTTATATCTACCAACAGGGGTAATTTATCTAGCGTTACGTGATGCTCCTCGTATTTCACCTGAAATTTTACCAGATTTGGTAGTTAATAAAATTAAATCCCTTTGTGCAGGTCAATTAAAACTGAGACAAACGGGATTTGGTAGAGATGGAAAAGGAATGAAATATGCTGAATATTACAATCTATTTTTTGAATCTCCAGGTTTAATGCAGGTTGCTTTAGATGCTACTTTACGGATTTTAAATACAGGTAAAACATCTGTTGGTAAAAGTCGTAGTGAAAATTTAGTTAAGTTTCAAAAACAAAATGTTTTATCTGCTGACTATGATTTTAAATTTGATGATGATATCCGCATTGATCAAATTGCCGAATTTGGTGATTTAATTACTCGCAAAATTTGGGAAGAAACGGTTGATAGAATTGAAACCGCACGAAAGAAAGATAAAAAACTGCCAGAAGTTCCAAATTTTGATTTAACTCACAAAGTTGCCGAATTTTGGAACTTAACAGAATATTTACCGCAAGTTCGAGAAATTCAACGCATTAATGAAAGTTTAAAAGAACAAAAATTAAAGGGTAATACGGGAGGTGTACCTTATGAATGGTATTATCTAGCGGCTAAATATCTAGAAAAACATCCAGGTATTGAAGATGTCCGCGAAAATTGTCAACAGGTAATTTATTACTTAACAGATTTAATTTCCCCAATTCTTGCACAATATCAATTACCTGATGGTTGGGATGATTTAAGATTGTGGGTATCAAGAGTTGTCATGTTACCTAATACCAATAAACAAACATCTCTCACAACTGAAGTTGATAATTTTATCAATGAGTTGAGTAATTATAATGCTGCAAAAAAGCCAGGAAGAGGTAAACAATTAATCTGCTCAATTTCTCATTCTGCATACACTGTAACTGAGCAAATGGAATCAGCAGTTTTATTTACTCCTCAAGTTTATACAAACAAACAAATGTTAGGAGGTTCTAACGCTAAACGCAACATTTCTAGTATTGCTGGTGTAGAAATGATGCTGAGACAAATTCTCATGAATCAAACTCAAGCGGTAGGTAAAAGATTTGAAGATGGTAAATATCGCTATCTCTACTTTTATCCAACTTATTACTTCACACCAGAAACTAATAAGTTTTTACAAAAAGCTTACATGAACATTGCTCAAACTCGTTTTGATACGAGCATCCGTAATCATTTCATCAGCAAAGATTTACAGGTTGATTTAGGTAAAGAAAATTATCAAAGTGTGGATAGTTTCTTAATTGATGAAAATTTAGATGGTGAAAAAGACCGCACATTTAAACTTTCCTATCCTGAAGATCAACCTTTAACATTTTACTTCATGGCCTTACCACCAGGAAGAGATAGCAGCGATACAGAATCGTGGGTAATGCCGAGTTGGTTAGCGTTTGCCTTTCCGATGATTTTAGATGTAAAAACTGTGGTTTCAGAGTCTCCAATTCCCCCATTTAATGATGGTGCAGAATTTGAAGAAACGGTATTTCTTGATAGTGCGCCTCATGCTTTCCGTACTTTGGTAAAAAGAGATAGATTTCGTCTTGATTACATTCTTGAAGGTTGGGAAGAGTACGGTATTCAATATCCTGCACCTTTAAATGTTTTAACTGCTGCTTACGCTATCCATTTAGATGTGAATGCTAGACAAGGTAAGACTGGTTATGATGCTAATTGGGGGAAATTTACGGAATTAGCAAAAGATTTTGAAACGAGTCCTCTTCATGTCTTTGCTTATCTGAATAAATGGGTGCGTAACCAAGGAATTGAAACAGCCAGGATTGAGAAAATCAAACTTTACACCTATCATTTTTACCCTTGTTTTGACCCTTATACAAAATTTGATTCTACTAAGGAGAAATTAATTGTGGGAGAAGTATCAACCTTGAATCATCCTAAAAAATTAACGGAATTATATCGCCGTTTCTATCGGGCAAATAAGCGGTTTAATCCTAAAGCCAATGCTGTTTTAAAACCCATTGATATTGCTGCGGAAACTATTCTCAAAGCCGATTCTAGTGTATTTGATGGGGAAACGTTAATTTCAGCCGTAGCAGCAGAGGTTTTTAAACTGATGGATCGGGTACATTCTTCTACTGCGGAAGGACGCTGGATTATGAGTAAAAGGGAGGAAGAAAGACAAGCAGTTTTAGAGTTTGCTAACTATTTTGTAGTCGAGGTATTTGAGGGGTGTTTTAAGAGCGATCGCGCACGTTTAGCGGGTCGTCAATTAAACCTCATTCGAGACACCTGTGAATTTCTTTATCGCTTAGAAGATGATAAAGAAAATGCAGAAAAATCTAAATCTGAAATTGATGAAAATGAATAA
- a CDS encoding PDDEXK nuclease domain-containing protein — protein sequence MNNPIADDYRHLLMEVKQRIRSAQYEALKAVNREMINLYWDIGQMIVIKQQDSIWGKSVVEKLAKDLQAEFPGISGFSAANLWRMRLFYESYAKNEKLAPMVREIGWTHNIVILEKSKDDLEREFYIRMTRKFGWTKNVLIHQIENKTYEKTLLNQTNFDQNISSEIRNQLKLAVKDEYTFDFLELADEHSERQLEQAILGKVKPFLQEMGGIFAFIDSQYRLEVDDEEYFIDILLYHRRLKCLVAIELKIGKFLPEYVGKMQFYLSVLDDTVKLPDENPSIGIILCKSKQRTIVEYALKDSNKPIGVATYQIVSKLPQELKNQLPDPEQVAKLLEGFE from the coding sequence ATGAATAACCCCATTGCTGATGATTACAGACATCTACTCATGGAAGTAAAACAACGGATTCGTTCAGCCCAGTACGAAGCACTAAAAGCAGTTAATCGAGAGATGATTAACTTGTATTGGGATATTGGCCAGATGATAGTTATCAAACAACAAGATTCTATTTGGGGTAAATCCGTAGTTGAAAAATTAGCAAAGGACTTACAGGCAGAATTTCCTGGTATTAGTGGTTTTTCTGCTGCTAACTTGTGGCGAATGAGGCTTTTCTATGAATCTTATGCCAAAAATGAAAAACTCGCGCCAATGGTGCGAGAAATTGGATGGACTCACAATATAGTGATTTTAGAAAAGTCTAAAGATGACTTAGAACGAGAATTTTATATTAGAATGACTCGTAAATTTGGCTGGACTAAAAATGTATTAATTCACCAAATTGAAAATAAAACTTATGAAAAAACTCTTCTAAATCAAACTAATTTTGATCAAAATATTTCATCGGAAATCCGTAATCAATTAAAACTAGCAGTTAAAGATGAATATACCTTCGATTTTCTAGAATTAGCAGATGAACACAGCGAACGACAACTAGAACAAGCAATTTTAGGAAAAGTTAAACCATTTTTGCAAGAAATGGGAGGTATATTTGCTTTTATTGATAGTCAATACCGTTTAGAAGTTGATGATGAGGAATATTTTATAGATATTCTATTATATCATCGCCGTTTAAAGTGTTTGGTAGCAATAGAATTAAAAATTGGAAAATTTTTACCTGAATATGTTGGCAAAATGCAATTTTATCTATCTGTTTTAGATGACACAGTAAAGCTACCAGATGAAAATCCTTCTATTGGCATTATTCTTTGTAAATCTAAACAGAGAACTATTGTTGAGTACGCGCTTAAAGATTCTAATAAACCCATTGGTGTTGCCACTTACCAAATAGTTTCTAAATTACCTCAAGAACTAAAAAATCAACTTCCCGATCCTGAACAAGTTGCTAAATTGCTAGAAGGATTTGAATAA
- a CDS encoding DUF433 domain-containing protein: MTEQKLLEKITFDTQIFDGKPIVCGRRLAIEHILGMLAAGDTIETLLEAYPWLEREDVQACLVYKNN, translated from the coding sequence ATGACAGAACAAAAATTATTAGAAAAAATTACATTTGACACCCAAATTTTTGACGGTAAACCAATAGTCTGTGGTCGTCGTCTAGCTATTGAGCATATTTTAGGAATGTTAGCAGCAGGAGATACTATAGAAACTTTGTTAGAAGCATATCCCTGGTTAGAAAGGGAAGATGTGCAAGCCTGTTTAGTTTACAAAAATAATTAA
- the cas3 gene encoding type I-D CRISPR-associated helicase Cas3' has translation MSENYSIQLKPVYSQTVPTPDGVKLPKDWCLSWHQLETLKALRDPNIDVVFNTAMTGDGKSLAAYLEVLQGEFSAIGLYPTNELARDQEAQIQGYIDIFKPENQPRVVRLSGADLEIYAENEGLKKGAAILTLSSQREVLLTNPDIFHYLHRSNYLITGDSPDKLWNKIDKDFDLFIFDEFHVFSAPQIASVINTMLLIHCTNRRKKFLFLSATPDKDLISRLETAGFRCQEINPLEKNKYQFPEHTEQEAILKNKNWRQVARGIALNFIPLEPSFKASETWLKTNSDLIVSQFQEYPGSKGAIILNSIAAVKRLTPFFQELLKPYNLTVGENTGLSSKGEKELSLSADLVLGTSTIDVGVDFKINFLIFESSDSGNFIQRLGRLGRHEGYEKNGQKIKFNNFTAYALVPNFLVERLFQTDSPPLQVDNIYDRPLLQQTIKEQYRKINDFHGYYRRWGAVQSFWLCCKLSDRTIKQQYAQSREKFQKACEQVFNTGLKSQAGRITGWAKDWKEMSGKSGNPIADDAASFRGSSPLQCGLYDLTENNENERFKTYDLPGILSNLEIEMWTEAGFIRTLKETAQSTGQPIAKGRFAHCLAFIKLRSYREERLNWKFTYSGDLQPIADAWKVQVLTGIGVWQPDNVWIGQIDKKLKKEGLVCYVIRRPVAEVRMRLRLPMHFQLYPISDQYSIHEATQPYSIAFGQSALLLDTLAYTFKSKGDEIWIA, from the coding sequence ATGTCAGAAAATTACAGTATTCAACTCAAACCTGTTTATTCGCAAACAGTTCCCACACCTGATGGGGTAAAATTGCCTAAAGATTGGTGTTTATCTTGGCATCAATTAGAGACTTTAAAAGCATTACGCGATCCAAATATTGACGTAGTTTTCAACACTGCAATGACAGGCGATGGTAAAAGTTTAGCTGCTTATTTAGAAGTTCTCCAAGGTGAATTTTCCGCTATTGGACTTTATCCAACCAATGAATTAGCCCGTGATCAAGAAGCCCAAATTCAGGGATATATTGATATATTTAAACCAGAAAATCAACCCCGTGTAGTTAGATTAAGTGGGGCTGATTTAGAAATATATGCAGAAAATGAAGGTTTAAAAAAAGGTGCAGCAATTTTAACTCTCTCTAGTCAAAGAGAAGTATTATTAACTAATCCTGATATTTTCCATTATTTACATCGCAGTAATTATTTAATTACTGGTGATAGTCCTGATAAATTATGGAATAAAATTGATAAAGACTTCGATTTATTTATTTTTGATGAATTTCATGTTTTTTCTGCTCCCCAAATCGCCAGCGTAATTAACACCATGCTGTTGATTCACTGTACAAACCGCAGGAAAAAGTTTCTCTTTCTTTCAGCTACACCAGATAAAGATTTAATCAGCAGATTAGAAACGGCAGGATTTCGATGTCAAGAAATAAATCCTCTGGAAAAAAATAAATATCAATTTCCTGAGCATACAGAACAAGAAGCGATACTTAAAAACAAAAATTGGCGACAAGTAGCACGAGGAATTGCACTCAATTTTATACCTTTAGAACCGAGTTTTAAAGCTTCGGAAACTTGGTTAAAAACTAATAGCGATTTAATTGTATCTCAGTTTCAAGAATATCCAGGAAGTAAAGGGGCAATTATTCTCAATTCAATTGCAGCAGTTAAGCGACTAACTCCATTTTTTCAGGAACTTTTAAAACCTTATAATTTAACAGTGGGAGAAAATACAGGTTTATCAAGTAAAGGAGAGAAAGAGTTAAGTTTATCGGCTGATTTAGTTTTAGGTACAAGTACAATTGATGTGGGAGTTGATTTTAAAATTAATTTTCTAATTTTTGAATCATCGGATTCTGGTAACTTTATTCAACGGTTAGGAAGATTAGGAAGACATGAGGGATATGAAAAAAATGGTCAGAAAATTAAATTTAACAATTTCACAGCTTATGCTTTAGTTCCTAACTTTTTAGTTGAGCGTTTATTTCAAACAGATTCACCACCATTACAAGTTGATAATATTTATGATCGTCCATTGTTACAACAAACCATAAAAGAGCAATATCGCAAAATTAATGATTTTCATGGTTATTACCGCCGATGGGGTGCTGTGCAGTCATTTTGGTTATGTTGTAAATTGAGCGATCGCACTATTAAACAACAATATGCCCAAAGTCGAGAAAAGTTTCAAAAAGCCTGTGAACAAGTATTTAATACAGGTTTAAAATCACAAGCTGGACGTATTACAGGATGGGCTAAAGACTGGAAAGAAATGTCAGGTAAATCAGGAAATCCCATTGCTGACGATGCAGCTAGTTTTCGCGGTTCTAGCCCTTTGCAATGTGGTTTATATGATTTAACTGAAAACAACGAAAATGAGAGATTTAAAACCTACGATTTACCAGGAATTTTAAGCAACTTAGAAATCGAAATGTGGACAGAAGCGGGATTTATACGGACATTAAAAGAAACCGCGCAAAGTACTGGACAACCCATAGCAAAAGGTAGATTTGCCCATTGTCTCGCATTTATCAAATTACGTTCCTATCGTGAGGAAAGGTTGAACTGGAAATTTACCTATTCTGGAGACTTACAACCCATCGCTGATGCTTGGAAAGTGCAAGTTTTAACAGGGATAGGAGTATGGCAACCGGATAACGTTTGGATAGGTCAAATTGATAAAAAACTGAAAAAAGAGGGTTTAGTTTGTTATGTAATTCGTCGGCCAGTTGCGGAAGTGCGGATGCGGTTAAGGCTACCCATGCACTTTCAACTTTATCCCATCAGTGACCAGTACAGTATTCACGAAGCAACTCAGCCCTATTCTATAGCCTTTGGTCAATCTGCGTTGCTGCTAGATACGCTTGCTTATACGTTTAAAAGCAAGGGAGATGAGATATGGATTGCTTGA
- a CDS encoding helix-turn-helix transcriptional regulator has translation MSRKGQSITLSVSERDKSELEAIALEFGMKWGEDNPNISKLIKAIAQRELIVGKNHDWQDSRIRALHRCIASLTDIGQIEQAEIIANLLLERSELSVPMRREIEAFLINSLPSWRLQVDHYILRQQPFQLAYQDAAERVFNFTVRYAKITPHEKRQYLDCWCEETEGNFDIPELKHNWCFRLDRINEAAVTEITGKWLNNLDQIEVEMHILNNLAFAYQTKPEDNRVEWIPDKPKVKRVIRKVSNTFWFIREIMQYSADCIVVSPENVRSLIKAKLISLSQHYDLNLHS, from the coding sequence ATGAGTCGTAAAGGTCAGTCTATAACGCTGTCGGTATCAGAAAGAGACAAATCTGAACTAGAAGCGATCGCACTCGAATTCGGTATGAAGTGGGGAGAAGATAATCCGAATATCTCCAAACTCATCAAAGCGATCGCACAACGTGAATTAATAGTTGGTAAAAATCATGACTGGCAGGATTCCCGTATCCGCGCCTTACATCGTTGTATAGCTTCATTAACCGACATCGGACAAATTGAACAAGCGGAAATCATCGCCAATTTATTACTCGAACGTAGCGAATTATCCGTACCCATGCGGAGAGAAATTGAGGCTTTCCTGATTAATTCCCTTCCATCATGGCGGTTACAAGTTGATCACTATATCTTGCGTCAACAACCCTTTCAACTTGCCTATCAAGATGCAGCAGAACGAGTATTTAATTTTACCGTCCGGTATGCAAAAATTACCCCTCACGAAAAGCGTCAATATCTTGATTGTTGGTGCGAAGAAACAGAAGGAAATTTTGACATACCAGAATTAAAACATAACTGGTGTTTCCGTTTAGACAGAATTAATGAAGCGGCAGTTACGGAAATTACTGGTAAATGGCTTAATAACTTAGATCAAATAGAAGTGGAAATGCACATATTGAACAACTTAGCATTTGCATATCAAACTAAACCAGAGGATAACAGAGTGGAATGGATACCAGATAAACCAAAAGTGAAGCGAGTAATTAGAAAAGTATCAAATACATTTTGGTTTATCCGAGAAATCATGCAGTATTCCGCTGATTGTATTGTAGTCTCACCGGAAAATGTGCGATCGCTTATCAAAGCCAAACTCATCAGCCTATCTCAACATTATGACTTGAACCTTCATTCCTAA
- a CDS encoding MBL fold metallo-hydrolase, producing MPNFELSDSQTYVDQEVTPMLNNLAGEFWVKFWGVRGLIPTPNSHTCGYGSNTACVEIYVAGQHLVFDGGTGLRVLGKTWQQQHKLLEAHLFFTNCQSNRIQGFPFFSPAFIADNSFHIYGTAASNGASIKQCLCDQMLQPHFPYPLQVMQSELIFYNLTPGNPVELGEVTITTALINKNQRSIGYRISWGDYSVAYATDLHQSLDVEEQKQILEIIDGVDLLVTNATYTPPTDKNHEYAELLWKTPVDLAQSAGVKCLVISHHHPDDDDVFLDQIQNQLKSVFPNVLLACEGMVLPVNQ from the coding sequence ATGCCAAATTTTGAGCTATCTGATTCTCAAACCTATGTCGATCAAGAAGTAACTCCCATGCTAAATAACCTTGCTGGGGAGTTTTGGGTTAAATTCTGGGGGGTACGCGGTTTAATTCCTACCCCAAATAGCCATACCTGCGGCTATGGTAGTAATACTGCTTGTGTAGAAATATATGTAGCCGGACAACACTTGGTTTTTGATGGAGGTACTGGCTTACGCGTACTCGGTAAAACCTGGCAACAACAGCACAAACTACTAGAAGCGCATTTATTTTTTACTAACTGCCAGTCAAATCGTATCCAAGGATTTCCTTTTTTCTCTCCTGCATTTATTGCCGACAACAGCTTTCATATTTACGGTACTGCTGCCTCAAATGGTGCATCCATTAAACAATGTTTATGTGATCAGATGCTCCAACCTCACTTTCCTTATCCTTTGCAGGTGATGCAGTCGGAGTTGATTTTTTATAATTTGACTCCTGGTAATCCGGTAGAGTTGGGTGAGGTAACAATTACAACGGCATTAATCAATAAAAATCAGAGGTCTATTGGTTATCGTATAAGCTGGGGGGACTATAGTGTTGCTTACGCGACAGATTTACATCAAAGTCTGGATGTAGAAGAACAAAAACAAATTCTAGAAATTATCGACGGTGTTGATTTGCTGGTTACTAATGCCACTTACACTCCACCAACGGATAAAAACCATGAATATGCTGAATTACTCTGGAAAACGCCGGTGGATTTAGCACAAAGTGCTGGTGTTAAATGCTTGGTGATTTCACACCATCACCCAGATGATGATGATGTTTTTCTTGACCAAATTCAAAACCAGCTTAAATCTGTTTTTCCCAATGTGTTATTAGCTTGTGAAGGTATGGTATTGCCTGTAAATCAGTAA
- the panD gene encoding aspartate 1-decarboxylase translates to MQRTLLLAKIHNCTLTGANLHYVGSISIDEILLDQAGILPYEQVQVVNNANGKRFITYAIPAPANSGTIELNGAASRLGIIGDRLIIMTYGQFTLEELKNYSPTVVIVDEINRMLEVRNYDDLLSKL, encoded by the coding sequence ATGCAGCGCACTCTCCTTTTGGCTAAGATTCATAACTGTACCCTCACGGGGGCAAATCTTCACTATGTGGGTAGTATCAGCATAGATGAAATTCTTTTAGATCAAGCTGGTATTTTACCTTACGAACAAGTACAAGTAGTAAATAATGCTAATGGTAAGCGTTTTATTACTTATGCTATTCCTGCCCCCGCTAACTCAGGAACAATTGAGTTAAATGGAGCGGCCTCACGTCTAGGCATTATTGGTGATCGTTTGATTATAATGACTTACGGGCAGTTTACTTTAGAAGAGTTAAAAAACTACTCTCCTACGGTCGTCATTGTGGATGAAATAAACAGGATGCTAGAAGTAAGAAACTACGATGATCTGCTCAGTAAGCTCTAA